One Triticum dicoccoides isolate Atlit2015 ecotype Zavitan chromosome 5B, WEW_v2.0, whole genome shotgun sequence genomic window carries:
- the LOC119311272 gene encoding protein STAY-GREEN, chloroplastic-like, whose protein sequence is MATASTMSLLPISHLKQLQQQRRTRLAGAGPGKVLVLGRRRRHVVPRARLFGPAIFEASKLKVMFVGMDEEKHPGKLPRTYTLTHSDVTARLTLAVSHTIHAAQLQGWYNRLQRDEVVAEWKKVQGAMSLHVHCHISGGHFLLDLIAPLRYYIFRKELPVVLKAFVHGDGSLFSQHPELQEATVWVYFHSNNPNFNRVECWGPLRDAAAPYDDENADAAVPPTATAADEKAMGSGQRPRRCPGQCDCCFPHECLIPWPHEIEMAADAGQAPPQ, encoded by the exons ATGGCCACCGCCTCCACCATGTCCCTGCTCCCCATCTCGCACCTCAAGCAGCTGCAGCAGCAGCGGCGCACGCGGCTCGCCGGCGCGGGCCCCGGGAAGGTGCTCGTGCTCGGCCGCCGGAGGCGACACGTCGTGCCG AGGGCGCGGCTGTTCGGCCCGGCCATCTTCGAGGCGTCCAAGCTCAAGGTGATGTTCGTGGGGATGGACGAGGAGAAGCACCCGGGCAAGCTGCCCCGGACCTACACGCTCACCCACAGCGACGTGACGGCGCGGCTGACGCTGGCGGTGTCGCACACCATCCACGCCGCGCAGCTGCAGGGCTGGTACAACCGCCTGCAGCGGGACGAGGTGGTGGCCGAATGGAAGAAGGTGCAGGGCGCCATGTCGCTGCACGTCCACTGCCACATCTCCGGCGGCCACTTCCTGCTCGACCTCATCGCGCCGCTTCGCTACTACATCTTCCGCAAGGAGCTCCCCGTG GTTCTGAAGGCGTTCGTGCACGGCGACGGCAGCCTGTTCAGCCAGCACCCGGAGCTGCAGGAGGCCACGGTGTGGGTCTACTTCCACTCCAACAACCCAAACTTCAACCGCGTCGAGTGCTGGGGCCCgctccgcgacgccgccgcgccctACGACGACGAGAACGCCGACGCGGCCGTGCCGCCAACGGCGACGGCCGCGGACGAGAAGGCGATGGGATCGGGCCAGCGGCCGCGGCGGTGCCCCGGGCAGTGCGACTGCTGCTTCCCGCATGAATGCCTCATCCCCTGGCCGCACGAGATCGAAATGGCCGCCGACGCCGGCCAGGCGCCGCCGCAGTGA